The Vibrio pomeroyi genome window below encodes:
- the minC gene encoding septum site-determining protein MinC translates to MSSNPDLKGSSFTLSVLHLSDDQVENAVSFLQEKVDQAPTFFAAAPVVINISKVAGDIDFVQLKNGISQAGMIPVGVAGCSDKRMQNLAKEAGFAVMTASKSPSQVPAKMAPIKVVRTPIRSGQQVYAKDGDLLILSHVSAGAEVIADGSIHIHGTLRGRAIAGASGQTEAKIICNDLQAELVSIAGNYWLSDQIESEYWQKKTMFSMANDVLHVDVLAI, encoded by the coding sequence ATGTCTAGTAACCCAGATCTAAAAGGTAGCAGCTTTACGCTATCTGTTTTGCACTTATCCGATGATCAAGTCGAAAATGCAGTGTCTTTTCTTCAGGAGAAGGTAGACCAAGCACCCACGTTTTTCGCTGCTGCGCCTGTTGTTATCAACATCAGTAAAGTCGCAGGCGATATCGATTTTGTGCAACTGAAAAATGGTATCTCTCAAGCGGGTATGATCCCGGTTGGCGTGGCTGGCTGCTCTGATAAGCGTATGCAAAATCTAGCGAAAGAAGCAGGCTTTGCAGTCATGACGGCAAGTAAGTCTCCATCGCAAGTACCCGCTAAGATGGCACCGATTAAGGTGGTTCGAACCCCTATTCGTTCTGGTCAGCAGGTTTATGCGAAAGATGGCGATCTATTGATACTCAGCCATGTGAGTGCAGGCGCAGAAGTGATTGCCGATGGCAGCATCCATATTCATGGCACATTACGCGGCCGCGCAATTGCAGGTGCAAGTGGTCAAACTGAAGCAAAAATAATTTGTAATGATTTACAAGCCGAGCTGGTTTCTATTGCAGGAAATTACTGGCTCAGCGATCAAATTGAAAGCGAGTACTGGCAGAAGAAAACCATGTTCAGTATGGCAAACGATGTATTACACGTTGACGTCCTCGCAATATAA
- the rnd gene encoding ribonuclease D: protein MDYQIITQLKDLERVCQQAREADVVMLDTEFVRTRTYYPQLGLIQLFDGETLSLIDPIALGEMTPFVGLLKDASVLKVLHACGEDLEVFQNAFGCTPTPMVDTQIMAAFLGHGLSTGFAALVSEFVGVDLDKSESRTDWLARPLSQKQLDYAAADVHYLMPMYNKLLEKVMEAGWWEAAQQESDLQVAKRIRKANPDNAYLDIKGAWQLKPKQLAILRPLATWRLKEAIKRDLALNFVFKEQDLWAVARFAMKDPKHMEQEGFDYRSVRRHGAKISSIVKLAEHTPEEEYPAPVERLMDFPGYKQIFKVLKDEVKTASQHSGLATEFLASKKQLNQVLSWVWKHQRNPEKLPDVMQGWRLDVVGEKLNKAIK, encoded by the coding sequence GTGGATTATCAAATCATTACCCAATTGAAAGACCTTGAGCGAGTTTGCCAACAAGCACGTGAAGCCGATGTCGTTATGCTTGATACGGAGTTCGTTCGTACCAGAACCTATTACCCTCAATTAGGCTTGATTCAGTTATTTGATGGTGAAACTCTGTCACTGATTGACCCTATTGCTCTTGGCGAAATGACACCATTTGTTGGATTGTTGAAAGACGCTTCAGTATTGAAAGTGCTGCATGCGTGCGGTGAAGATTTGGAAGTGTTCCAGAACGCATTTGGCTGCACACCAACACCAATGGTGGATACGCAAATCATGGCGGCTTTCTTAGGTCATGGTTTATCAACGGGCTTTGCTGCTCTGGTTTCAGAGTTTGTTGGTGTTGATCTCGATAAGAGTGAATCGCGCACTGATTGGCTGGCTCGTCCGCTTTCTCAAAAGCAATTGGACTACGCAGCGGCAGATGTGCACTACCTAATGCCAATGTACAACAAGCTTCTTGAAAAAGTGATGGAAGCAGGCTGGTGGGAAGCGGCTCAACAAGAGTCTGACCTACAAGTTGCTAAACGTATTCGTAAAGCAAACCCAGACAATGCTTACCTTGATATCAAAGGTGCATGGCAGCTCAAACCTAAACAGTTAGCTATCTTAAGACCGTTAGCGACTTGGCGTCTAAAAGAAGCAATTAAGCGTGATTTAGCGCTGAACTTTGTCTTCAAAGAACAAGACCTATGGGCTGTGGCTCGATTCGCAATGAAAGATCCTAAGCACATGGAACAGGAAGGTTTTGATTACCGTTCTGTACGTCGCCATGGTGCGAAGATCAGCTCAATCGTGAAATTGGCTGAGCACACGCCAGAAGAAGAGTACCCAGCACCAGTAGAACGTCTAATGGACTTCCCGGGTTACAAGCAAATCTTCAAAGTGTTGAAAGATGAAGTGAAAACAGCATCACAACACAGTGGCCTAGCGACCGAATTTTTGGCATCGAAAAAGCAACTTAACCAAGTGTTAAGCTGGGTTTGGAAACACCAACGTAACCCTGAAAAGCTACCTGATGTCATGCAAGGTTGGCGTTTAGATGTGGTTGGCGAGAAGCTGAATAAAGCGATTAAGTAA
- a CDS encoding Slp family lipoprotein, with amino-acid sequence MSNYLYKIRLIALSLGILVLAGCSSLPSELEAKSEPVISDYQQWVDQLPDAKSVRLGGVISKVTNLKDKTRIEVANMPISSNGKPDLDAEPSGRFVGYIEGYVEPLSFAEGRLITLVGQSSGSEDGKIGEYPYTFPVMQVDNQRLWNITERVVVNDFAPTYYSCRSLHCRSFQTMPRQGRVIQDVE; translated from the coding sequence ATGTCAAATTACTTATATAAAATTCGCTTAATTGCCCTTTCTCTTGGTATCTTGGTGCTTGCAGGGTGTTCATCACTACCTAGCGAACTCGAAGCAAAATCAGAGCCTGTTATTAGCGATTATCAACAATGGGTCGACCAACTGCCGGATGCCAAAAGCGTTCGATTAGGTGGTGTAATATCTAAAGTAACCAACTTAAAAGATAAGACTCGAATCGAAGTCGCTAATATGCCGATTTCTAGTAACGGTAAGCCAGATCTAGACGCAGAGCCAAGCGGACGTTTTGTCGGTTATATTGAAGGCTATGTTGAGCCTCTAAGCTTTGCAGAAGGTCGCCTGATTACTTTGGTTGGTCAATCAAGCGGAAGTGAAGATGGAAAAATAGGGGAATACCCTTACACCTTCCCTGTGATGCAAGTGGACAACCAAAGACTGTGGAACATTACGGAGCGTGTCGTTGTAAACGATTTTGCACCAACCTACTACTCATGCAGAAGCTTACATTGCCGCAGTTTCCAAACGATGCCAAGACAAGGTCGAGTGATACAGGACGTAGAGTAG
- a CDS encoding LysR family transcriptional regulator, with protein sequence MVIFHALIKYEGFTSAAKSLNVSVSHISKQVALLEDSIGIKLVQRTTRSLTLTEAGEVFYQHCEQLFNTVKAAQMDMDSQRDDISGILRVGLSQSFGTLHIIPAIDQLRQLYPQLRIEVHLFDYKVDMIEERLDLWITNNEDLPEGYIAQRLADSQFVVAASPDYLIKAGTPHVPSDLIDHNCLIYRSRERDYTSWAFDNGQENLSVKVAGDYSVDLAEAVRDAAVSGWGVAYLATYLVKEEFRTGKLIQVLPEWRASQLMPFYAVYPSRKNMPKKLSAVIEFIKDHIGSPTYWDENLKTCVELHR encoded by the coding sequence ATGGTGATATTCCATGCGTTAATTAAGTATGAAGGCTTTACCAGTGCTGCAAAAAGCTTGAACGTTTCGGTGTCTCACATCAGTAAGCAAGTTGCTTTGCTTGAAGACTCAATCGGCATCAAGTTGGTACAACGAACCACACGTAGCCTAACGCTGACCGAAGCCGGAGAAGTGTTCTATCAGCACTGTGAACAGCTGTTCAACACGGTAAAAGCGGCTCAAATGGATATGGACAGCCAGCGTGATGACATTTCTGGAATATTGCGTGTTGGGTTGTCACAGTCATTTGGCACTTTACATATCATTCCTGCGATTGATCAGCTCAGACAGCTTTATCCTCAGCTTAGAATCGAGGTTCACTTGTTCGATTACAAAGTGGATATGATTGAAGAGCGATTGGATCTCTGGATCACCAATAACGAAGATTTGCCCGAAGGTTACATTGCGCAGCGATTAGCGGACAGCCAATTTGTGGTGGCAGCATCGCCGGATTATCTGATTAAAGCGGGGACTCCACATGTGCCTTCTGATCTCATTGACCATAACTGCCTTATCTATCGCAGCCGTGAACGAGATTACACATCTTGGGCGTTTGATAATGGCCAAGAGAATCTTAGCGTTAAAGTAGCGGGTGATTACTCGGTGGATTTAGCTGAGGCAGTGCGAGACGCAGCCGTATCAGGATGGGGCGTGGCTTACTTAGCAACTTACCTAGTAAAAGAAGAGTTTAGAACGGGCAAATTAATCCAAGTTTTGCCGGAATGGCGAGCTAGCCAATTAATGCCATTTTATGCTGTGTATCCGAGTCGAAAGAACATGCCGAAGAAGCTTTCTGCGGTGATTGAGTTCATCAAAGATCATATCGGATCGCCGACATACTGGGATGAAAACCTGAAAACTTGCGTTGAACTGCATCGTTAA
- the fadD gene encoding long-chain-fatty-acid--CoA ligase FadD encodes MDKPWLSRYPSDVPETINPDQYPSLVEMFEQSVQKYADQPAFENMGSIMTFRKLEERSRAFAAYLQNDLKLKKGDRVALMMPNLLQYPIALFGVLRAGMIAVNVNPLYTPRELEHQLNDSGAKAIVIVSNFASTLEKVVDNTPVKHVVLTSLGQMLPRAKGTIVDFVVKYVKGMVPKYDLPGAISFRKALHKGRRLQYVKPFMAGDDIAFLQYTGGTTGVAKGAILTHRNMIANVLQAKGAYGPVLQEGRELVVTALPLYHVFALTVNCLLFVEMGGRNLLITNPRDIPGFIKELQKVPFTAITGVNTLFNALVNNEDFHELDFSNLRLSVGGGMAVQRSVAEQWKKATGIHLLEGYGLTECSPLVTGNPYDLKDYTGAIGLPVPSTEVRIVDDEGEVVANDQVGELQVRGPQVMQGYWQRPEATKEVIDQDGWLSTGDIVKFDDEGLLHIVDRKKDMILVSGFNVYPNEIEDVVALHGKVLEVAAIGQPHEVSGELVKIYVVKRDPSLTKEDIIAHCREHLTGYKIPKLVEFREDLPKTNVGKILRRVLREENDAELAKRASE; translated from the coding sequence GTGGATAAACCTTGGCTTTCACGTTATCCAAGTGACGTACCAGAGACGATCAACCCAGATCAGTACCCATCTCTTGTTGAAATGTTTGAACAGTCGGTACAGAAGTACGCAGACCAACCAGCATTCGAGAACATGGGCTCAATAATGACGTTCCGTAAGCTTGAAGAGCGCAGCCGTGCTTTTGCCGCTTACCTGCAGAATGATTTGAAACTGAAGAAAGGCGATCGCGTTGCACTGATGATGCCAAACCTGCTGCAATACCCAATTGCACTTTTTGGTGTACTGCGTGCTGGTATGATTGCAGTGAACGTCAACCCACTGTACACACCTCGTGAACTTGAACATCAACTGAACGATTCTGGTGCAAAGGCGATTGTTATCGTATCTAACTTTGCTAGCACGCTAGAGAAAGTCGTTGATAACACGCCAGTTAAACACGTTGTACTCACCAGCCTAGGGCAAATGCTGCCACGCGCTAAAGGTACAATTGTCGACTTCGTAGTGAAATACGTAAAAGGTATGGTACCTAAGTACGATCTACCGGGCGCTATCTCATTCAGAAAAGCACTTCACAAAGGCCGTCGTCTTCAGTATGTGAAACCGTTCATGGCGGGTGATGACATTGCTTTCCTACAGTACACGGGTGGTACTACGGGTGTCGCTAAAGGCGCAATCCTAACGCACCGCAATATGATCGCGAACGTACTTCAAGCGAAAGGGGCATACGGTCCTGTTCTGCAAGAAGGCCGTGAGCTGGTGGTAACGGCACTGCCGCTTTACCACGTATTCGCACTGACCGTAAACTGTTTACTGTTTGTTGAAATGGGTGGTCGCAACCTTCTTATCACCAACCCTCGTGATATTCCTGGCTTCATTAAAGAGCTGCAAAAGGTGCCGTTTACCGCGATTACTGGCGTAAACACTCTATTCAATGCACTTGTGAATAACGAAGATTTCCACGAGTTGGATTTCAGTAACCTGCGCCTATCGGTTGGCGGTGGCATGGCGGTTCAACGCTCTGTTGCTGAGCAATGGAAGAAAGCGACAGGCATCCACTTGCTGGAAGGCTATGGCTTAACCGAGTGTTCACCACTGGTAACGGGTAACCCATACGACCTTAAAGATTACACGGGCGCTATTGGCCTGCCTGTACCATCAACAGAAGTTCGTATTGTTGATGATGAAGGCGAAGTCGTTGCCAATGACCAAGTGGGCGAGTTGCAAGTTCGTGGTCCTCAAGTGATGCAAGGCTACTGGCAGCGTCCAGAAGCGACCAAAGAAGTGATCGACCAAGACGGTTGGCTATCTACGGGTGACATCGTTAAGTTTGATGATGAAGGCTTACTGCACATTGTTGACCGTAAGAAAGACATGATTCTTGTGTCTGGCTTTAACGTTTACCCGAATGAGATTGAAGATGTAGTGGCACTACACGGCAAAGTGCTCGAAGTAGCGGCTATCGGTCAACCTCATGAAGTGTCAGGTGAATTGGTTAAGATCTACGTCGTGAAGCGCGATCCTAGCCTAACCAAAGAAGACATTATCGCGCACTGTCGTGAACACCTAACGGGTTACAAGATCCCTAAACTGGTTGAATTCAGAGAAGATCTTCCAAAGACCAACGTAGGTAAGATCTTACGTCGTGTGCTTCGTGAAGAGAACGATGCTGAATTGGCTAAACGCGCGAGCGAATAA
- the tnpA gene encoding IS200/IS605 family transposase encodes MGDYRSSSHVYWRCKYHIVWTPKYRYKILKDKVGKELYRSIYILCNMKDCEVLELNVQPDHVHLVVIIPPKLSVSSLLGVLKGRTAIRLFNRFPHIRKKLWGNHFWARGYFVDTVGVNEEVIRRYVRHQDKQDIEYEQQLQLLKN; translated from the coding sequence ATGGGCGATTACAGAAGTTCATCACATGTCTATTGGCGTTGCAAATACCATATAGTTTGGACTCCAAAGTACAGATATAAGATTTTGAAAGATAAGGTAGGAAAGGAGCTTTATCGTTCAATCTATATTTTGTGCAATATGAAAGACTGCGAAGTTTTAGAATTAAACGTTCAACCAGATCATGTTCATCTTGTTGTCATTATTCCTCCCAAGTTATCAGTATCGAGTTTGTTAGGAGTTTTAAAAGGCCGAACAGCAATTCGACTTTTCAATAGATTCCCACATATACGTAAGAAATTATGGGGAAATCACTTTTGGGCTAGAGGGTATTTTGTAGATACGGTCGGTGTGAATGAAGAAGTCATTCGGCGATATGTACGACACCAAGATAAGCAGGACATAGAGTATGAACAACAATTACAGTTATTGAAGAACTGA
- the minD gene encoding septum site-determining protein MinD, which yields MARIIVVTSGKGGVGKTTSSAAIASGLALKGKKTAVIDFDIGLRNLDLIMGCERRVVYDFVNVINGEATLNQAMIKDKRTENLFILPASQTRDKDALTKDGVRRVFDELDEMGFDFIICDSPAGIEQGALMALYFADEAIVTTNPEVSSVRDSDRILGILDSKSRRSEDGLEPVKTHLLLTRYNPARVTQGEMLSVEDVEEILHISLLGVIPESQAVLNASNKGVPVIFDEATDAGMAYNDTVERLLGSQVDFRFLTEQKKGIFKRLFGG from the coding sequence ATGGCACGCATTATCGTTGTAACGTCAGGTAAAGGCGGGGTAGGCAAAACGACCTCTAGTGCAGCTATTGCCTCAGGTCTGGCTTTAAAAGGGAAGAAAACCGCAGTTATCGACTTTGATATCGGTCTGCGTAACCTAGATTTAATCATGGGTTGTGAGCGTCGTGTTGTTTACGATTTCGTTAACGTTATCAATGGTGAAGCTACGCTGAACCAAGCGATGATCAAAGACAAGCGCACAGAAAACCTGTTCATTCTTCCTGCGTCTCAAACTCGTGATAAAGACGCACTAACCAAAGATGGTGTTCGTCGCGTATTTGATGAACTGGATGAAATGGGCTTTGATTTCATCATCTGTGATTCTCCTGCGGGTATCGAGCAAGGCGCTCTAATGGCGTTGTACTTTGCTGATGAAGCGATTGTAACGACTAACCCTGAAGTCTCTTCTGTACGCGACTCAGACCGTATTCTAGGTATTCTTGACTCTAAATCTCGTCGTTCTGAAGACGGTTTAGAGCCAGTGAAAACTCACCTTCTACTGACTCGCTACAACCCAGCACGTGTAACTCAAGGTGAGATGCTGAGTGTTGAAGACGTTGAAGAGATCCTACACATCTCTCTACTGGGCGTGATTCCAGAAAGCCAAGCGGTACTGAACGCATCGAACAAAGGTGTTCCAGTTATCTTTGACGAAGCAACCGACGCAGGTATGGCTTACAATGATACTGTAGAGCGACTACTAGGTAGCCAAGTGGACTTCCGTTTCTTAACGGAACAGAAGAAAGGCATCTTCAAAAGACTGTTCGGGGGCTAA
- a CDS encoding YcgL domain-containing protein — protein sequence MLCSIYKSSKKEGTYLYIPKKDDFSQVPDALMQMFGKPSFVMVIKMDGRKLAQVNIEKVKESLNTDGFFLQVPPPPVNELELHKERKAQQKSQDEE from the coding sequence ATGCTGTGTTCTATATATAAAAGCTCAAAGAAAGAAGGAACATACCTTTATATCCCTAAGAAGGATGATTTTTCACAAGTTCCTGACGCATTGATGCAAATGTTTGGTAAACCTAGTTTTGTAATGGTAATTAAAATGGATGGCCGTAAACTGGCTCAAGTGAACATCGAAAAAGTGAAAGAATCACTGAATACCGATGGTTTCTTTTTGCAGGTTCCGCCACCACCAGTTAACGAACTTGAGCTTCATAAAGAGCGTAAAGCTCAACAGAAATCTCAAGACGAAGAGTGA
- a CDS encoding chromosome partitioning protein ParA, which yields MVSINNLPPSSIGSTSKPNRIKKKEQAKKSDASTAVGQPTKVANAVSHSIRQVKESELHKAQIQYDLPEGRGRRAMEEYMDVMNQAKKEELAKLIGVDIYI from the coding sequence ATGGTATCAATTAACAACTTACCTCCTTCTTCGATAGGCAGCACGTCTAAGCCTAATCGAATCAAAAAGAAGGAGCAGGCAAAAAAATCTGATGCTAGCACTGCGGTTGGACAACCAACTAAGGTGGCTAATGCTGTTTCCCACTCTATTCGTCAAGTTAAAGAGTCTGAACTTCATAAGGCTCAAATCCAGTATGATCTTCCAGAAGGCCGAGGACGTAGGGCTATGGAAGAGTATATGGATGTAATGAATCAGGCGAAGAAAGAAGAACTTGCAAAGCTTATCGGTGTCGATATCTACATCTAG
- a CDS encoding lytic murein transglycosylase — protein sequence MSKFSKTILAVSALLLGNSLTISSVHAEELSFEQYVEKLKQQGREEGVSEAIIDEAFDGVTFKPRAVKADKNQPEKKLTLDEYIPRAVPDWKVKQARSLYKKHYTALKRIGDEYGVQPRFIVALWGVESNFGKFTGNYSVIDALTTMAYEGRREAFFRSEAMAALKILDQGHIAPKEMKGSWAGAMGQPQFMPSSFLAFAADGNGDGKKDIWGTEEDVFASAANYLSQSGWDDKYTWGRQVHVPSTVSIDLQGRTEDKAKYLKEWSELGIKRYDDRPLPTLDEDIKAWLIMPDDEAGRSYLIYNNYNVLMKWNRSYYFALAVSHLADRIKFD from the coding sequence TTGAGTAAATTTTCGAAAACCATATTGGCTGTGTCAGCATTACTATTGGGTAATAGCCTGACCATTAGCTCAGTACACGCTGAAGAATTGAGCTTCGAACAATATGTAGAAAAACTAAAGCAACAAGGCCGTGAAGAAGGCGTTTCTGAAGCGATCATTGATGAAGCCTTTGATGGTGTAACGTTTAAGCCAAGAGCGGTGAAAGCCGACAAAAACCAACCTGAGAAAAAGCTGACTCTGGATGAATACATCCCACGAGCAGTACCAGATTGGAAAGTGAAGCAAGCCCGCTCTCTTTATAAGAAGCATTACACAGCGCTAAAGCGTATTGGTGATGAATATGGTGTTCAACCAAGATTCATTGTCGCGCTATGGGGCGTTGAGAGTAACTTTGGTAAGTTCACCGGTAACTACAGTGTTATCGATGCGCTAACGACCATGGCTTACGAAGGGCGCAGAGAAGCATTTTTCCGTAGCGAAGCAATGGCGGCGTTGAAGATTCTTGATCAAGGCCATATAGCACCAAAAGAGATGAAAGGCTCTTGGGCGGGTGCGATGGGCCAGCCTCAGTTTATGCCAAGCTCATTCTTAGCGTTTGCCGCTGATGGTAATGGCGACGGTAAGAAAGATATCTGGGGCACTGAAGAAGATGTGTTTGCTTCGGCAGCCAATTACCTTAGCCAATCAGGTTGGGATGATAAGTACACTTGGGGCCGTCAGGTTCACGTACCGTCAACCGTGTCTATTGATTTGCAAGGCCGAACTGAAGACAAAGCGAAGTACTTAAAAGAGTGGTCTGAACTCGGTATTAAGCGCTACGACGATCGCCCACTGCCGACACTTGATGAAGACATTAAAGCTTGGTTGATTATGCCGGATGACGAAGCGGGTCGTTCGTACCTCATTTACAACAACTACAATGTGTTAATGAAGTGGAATCGTTCTTACTACTTTGCTTTGGCAGTTAGCCACCTAGCAGACAGAATTAAGTTTGATTAA
- a CDS encoding alpha/beta hydrolase — MIEKSYSLASGKLATQQIGNPETTATTVVFIHGWLDNSASFSSVLSNLETLSPNSHLVAIDLFGHGFSSHKSGSYYPFHDYIDDLHQLVTKLSPNRLVLVGHSLGALIASCYSAAFPEKVSGLIQIEGHGPLSEAPQETVSRLRDGVLSRLRQRRKPSRPLASLEDAIKLRAHANQINAELIAPIVERGIVELDNSWQWRCDPNLKCDSLYRMSQAHAEAIMAAIECPQLIVLGNDGFRHLQHNRYKSAHSPLNIETVPGGHHCHLESPELVSELILGVVNKI, encoded by the coding sequence ATGATTGAAAAGTCATACTCTCTTGCGAGCGGGAAGCTTGCAACACAGCAGATAGGTAACCCAGAAACGACCGCTACGACGGTCGTTTTTATTCATGGGTGGTTAGATAACTCCGCGAGTTTCTCTTCTGTTCTCTCTAATCTCGAAACGCTTTCACCCAACTCTCACTTGGTTGCGATTGATCTCTTTGGTCATGGCTTTTCGTCGCATAAGTCTGGCAGTTACTACCCGTTTCACGACTATATTGATGATTTGCACCAGTTGGTGACTAAATTATCGCCAAACAGACTGGTACTGGTAGGACATTCACTTGGTGCATTGATCGCAAGTTGCTATAGTGCCGCCTTTCCTGAAAAGGTGTCAGGATTAATTCAAATTGAAGGTCACGGACCTCTTTCAGAAGCTCCCCAAGAAACAGTTTCTCGCTTGAGAGATGGGGTACTCAGTCGTCTTCGACAGCGAAGAAAGCCTTCACGTCCTCTGGCAAGTCTTGAGGATGCTATTAAGCTGAGAGCTCACGCCAATCAAATCAATGCTGAATTAATTGCTCCTATAGTAGAGCGAGGAATTGTCGAGTTAGATAACTCTTGGCAATGGCGATGCGACCCTAACCTAAAATGTGACTCGTTATATCGAATGTCACAGGCGCACGCTGAAGCGATTATGGCGGCTATTGAATGCCCTCAATTAATAGTTTTAGGAAATGATGGATTCCGACATTTGCAGCATAATCGCTACAAATCAGCCCATAGTCCTCTAAATATAGAGACTGTTCCTGGCGGACATCATTGCCATTTAGAGAGTCCAGAGTTAGTTTCTGAGCTAATTCTTGGTGTAGTTAACAAAATTTAA
- the minE gene encoding cell division topological specificity factor MinE, translated as MSLLEFFRPQKKTTANLAKERLQIIVAERRSHDDPAPSYLPQLKEDILKCIAKYVEVDPSMVDLTFEHKDDDISVLELNVKLPEDDK; from the coding sequence ATGTCATTACTAGAGTTTTTCAGACCACAGAAAAAGACGACCGCAAACCTAGCCAAAGAGCGTTTGCAGATCATTGTTGCTGAGCGCCGCAGTCATGACGACCCTGCTCCATCGTACTTGCCGCAACTGAAAGAAGACATCTTGAAGTGTATTGCAAAGTACGTTGAAGTGGATCCATCAATGGTTGATCTTACTTTCGAACACAAAGATGACGACATCTCTGTATTAGAGTTGAACGTTAAGCTACCAGAAGACGATAAGTAG
- the tsaB gene encoding tRNA (adenosine(37)-N6)-threonylcarbamoyltransferase complex dimerization subunit type 1 TsaB, with the protein MSAKILAVDTATENCSVALVIGDQVFARSEEAPRDHTKKILPMVDEVLKEANVALTDIDAIAFGQGPGSFTGVRIGIGIAQGLAFGADLPMIGVSTLAAMAQGSYRKFGETHVATAIDARMSEVYWARYSREEDGRWTAVDAECVTPPSELAAQLEADSETWAKVGTGWEAYAEHMDTLAINTKGCEVLFPEAQDMAFLAQFAYAEGKAVAAEESEPVYLRDKVTWKKLPGRE; encoded by the coding sequence ATGAGCGCGAAAATTCTTGCAGTAGATACCGCAACTGAAAACTGTTCAGTTGCATTAGTAATTGGTGACCAGGTGTTCGCACGTAGCGAAGAGGCTCCTCGAGACCATACGAAAAAAATTCTACCTATGGTTGATGAAGTACTGAAAGAAGCGAATGTCGCTTTAACCGATATCGATGCTATCGCGTTTGGTCAAGGTCCAGGCAGTTTCACGGGCGTACGTATTGGTATTGGTATTGCTCAGGGCTTGGCTTTTGGTGCGGATTTACCAATGATTGGTGTCTCTACACTGGCAGCGATGGCGCAAGGCAGCTACCGTAAATTTGGTGAAACTCACGTAGCAACAGCGATTGATGCACGTATGAGTGAAGTGTACTGGGCTCGTTATAGCCGTGAAGAAGACGGTCGTTGGACTGCGGTTGATGCTGAGTGTGTTACACCACCAAGCGAATTGGCTGCGCAGCTTGAAGCGGACTCAGAAACATGGGCAAAAGTCGGTACAGGTTGGGAAGCGTACGCAGAACATATGGATACGCTAGCGATCAACACCAAAGGGTGTGAAGTGCTATTCCCAGAAGCGCAAGATATGGCGTTCCTTGCTCAATTTGCTTACGCAGAAGGTAAAGCGGTTGCTGCTGAAGAGTCTGAACCAGTTTATCTTCGTGATAAAGTGACTTGGAAGAAACTGCCAGGTCGCGAATAA